One window of the Ureibacillus sp. FSL W7-1570 genome contains the following:
- the zupT gene encoding zinc transporter ZupT, with product MNDIVLAFGLTLLAGLATGLGALIAFFTERTNKKFLSAALGFSAGVMIYVSLIEIFFKAKDALTVALGDTKGYWMTVIGFFGGMLFIALIDNFIPTKTNPHEVKTVEDVHRAEQTHKESEEAKLMKVGIFTALAIGIHNFPEGIATFMSAIHDPSVGIAIAIAIAIHNIPEGIAVAIPIFYATGKRKKAFKLSFFSGLAEPVGALVAYLILLPFLNDVMFGVIFSAVAGIMVFISLDELLPAAKKYDETHSSIYGLIAGMAVMAVSLILLA from the coding sequence ATGAACGACATCGTTTTAGCGTTTGGCTTGACGTTATTGGCGGGATTGGCGACAGGCCTCGGTGCGCTCATTGCATTTTTTACTGAGCGGACAAATAAAAAGTTTTTATCAGCCGCATTAGGATTTTCAGCAGGAGTTATGATCTATGTTTCATTGATTGAAATTTTCTTTAAAGCAAAAGATGCCTTAACGGTTGCATTGGGAGATACAAAAGGTTACTGGATGACGGTGATCGGCTTTTTTGGAGGAATGCTGTTCATCGCGCTGATTGATAATTTCATTCCGACCAAAACAAATCCCCACGAAGTCAAAACGGTGGAGGATGTACATCGGGCGGAACAGACGCATAAAGAGTCCGAAGAAGCAAAGTTAATGAAGGTTGGTATTTTTACGGCACTTGCGATTGGCATTCATAATTTCCCTGAAGGAATTGCGACTTTTATGTCAGCGATTCATGATCCGAGCGTCGGCATTGCCATCGCCATTGCCATTGCCATTCACAACATCCCTGAAGGAATCGCCGTGGCAATCCCGATATTTTATGCAACAGGGAAGAGAAAAAAAGCTTTTAAATTGTCCTTCTTTTCCGGATTGGCGGAACCTGTCGGGGCATTGGTCGCCTATTTAATTTTGCTGCCATTTTTGAATGATGTGATGTTTGGGGTTATTTTTTCAGCGGTTGCGGGGATTATGGTGTTTATTTCCCTTGATGAACTGCTTCCTGCCGCGAAGAAATACGATGAGACCCATTCGTCCATCTATGGGCTGATTGCGGGGATGGCTGTCATGGCCGTAAGTTTGATTTTATTAGCTTAA